A single window of Haliotis asinina isolate JCU_RB_2024 chromosome 5, JCU_Hal_asi_v2, whole genome shotgun sequence DNA harbors:
- the LOC137284069 gene encoding FMRFamide receptor-like translates to MSLGEINLRINLSYGGGSYIQDEGGSQEPFLWQFIFWGILLPLVALSGIVGNILTMVVLWRREMQSPTIYYLRALVVSDTGILLMSVIALTPFACSNYLESESLVYYREVIYPPIHTPLNFIMMSLQAVNVWVTVSVSVERYIAICHPFRAARICTKKKALVVIIVIVVISIGYNIPRIFATHARECSEAEKTHGQACFYLADTELGKTWSYKTVYGYIMFCIIIYVVPLGVLFILNVFIIQELMRMQQRRSGLHNQDDNEANLSLVLVLIVVVFIFCQTPGLLAQFDIFEVHLFHKWLAVSNFLFVLNSAVNFLIYTAFGRKFRKVLLRIFHKLYKHSRSMSISRTAVTSNGYELTNVNDLNHDQTTLETYYGK, encoded by the coding sequence ATGTCGCTGGGTGAAATCAACCTGAGGATCAATTTGTCCTATGGCGGGGGGTCGTACATCCAGGACGAGGGAGGGTCACAGGAACCGTTTCTGTGGCAGTTTATATTCTGGGGCATCCTGCTGCCCCTAGTTGCCTTATCGGGCATCGTCGGGAACATTCTTACCATGGTTGTACTATGGAGACGGGAAATGCAGTCCCCGACAATCTACTACCTGCGAGCCCTTGTAGTATCCGACACCGGCATCCTGCTGATGTCCGTCATCGCTCTGACGCCCTTCGCCTGCTCCAACTACCTGGAGTCGGAGTCTCTTGTGTATTACCGGGAAGTGATCTACCCACCCATCCATACTCCACTGAACTTCATCATGATGTCACTGCAGGCCGTCAACGTGTGGGTAACTGTATCAGTGTCGGTGGAGAGATACATTGCAATCTGCCATCCATTCAGAGCCGCACGGATCTGCACCAAGAAAAAGGCGCTCGTTGTCATAATCGTCATTGTCGTCATCTCCATCGGCTATAACATCCCTCGCATATTCGCTACTCATGCTCGGGAGTGTTCTGAGGCTGAGAAAACTCACGGTCAAGCATGCTTCTACCTAGCGGACACGGAACTGGGGAAGACGTGGTCATACAAGACCGTGTACGGCTACATCATGTTTTGCATCATCATCTACGTGGTGCCGCTGGGCGTGCTCTTCATCCTCAATGTATTCATCATACAGGAACTTATGAGGATGCAGCAAAGGCGATCAGGCCTTCATAACCAGGATGATAACGAAGCTAATCTTAGTCTGGTGCTGGTGCTCATTGTTGTGGTGTTTATTTTCTGTCAGACACCCGGTCTGCTAGCGCAATTCGATATCTTTGAAGTTCATCTGTTTCATAAATGGCTGGCTGTGAGCAATTTTCTGTTTGTCCTTAACTCTGCTGTAAACTTCCTTATTTACACTGCCTTCGGCCGAAAATTCCGCAAGGTACTGCTGCGCATATTCCACAAGCTTTACAAACACTCGCGCTCCATGAGCATCAGCAGGACTGCAGTCACAAGCAACGGCTACGAGCTGACCAACGTCAACGATCTGAACCACGACCAAACAACCTTGGAGACATATTACGGCAAATAA
- the LOC137284070 gene encoding L-threonine 3-dehydrogenase-like: protein MASNIPKTMKALVKKNEEESYVYESIPVPDPTGDEVLIKVDSVAICGSDINLYKWNDVARVIATIPFVPGHECAGTVVKCGPDAKIPVGAKVGVENHYFCGACHQCKYDNRAICRNMGQFGHGKQTQHGGCSEYTIVPARYLYVLNRNLSADEIALLEPLGVSHNAVEKLEVKGEDVLVIGCGPVGLLAIASAKALGAKRVIGADIDDSRLELGKSMGAEVTVNTLHTSLKQFVESFTDGLGMGRVCECSGAPPMVNMSFSLLRKGGRIVMVGLPKQPLHVENVLQDIVFKSLTLKTVHGRLIYHTWCEIENLVADGKIDVNKIISHKFPMSKFEEAFTALFSGKACKIVIDPNN, encoded by the exons ATGGCTTCCAACATTCCTAAAACTATGAAGGCCCTGGTAAAGAAGAACGAGGAGGAGTCATATGTATATGAAAGCATTCCGGTGCCCGACCCAACAGGCGATGAGGTGCTCATCAAGGTGGATTCTGTGGCAATTTGTGGGTCAGACATCAACTTGTACAAATGGAACGACGTGGCACGAGTGATTGCAACAATACCATTTGTCCCAGGacacgagtgtgctggcaccgTTGTAAAGTGTGGCCCAGACGCCAAGATTCCAGTCGGCGCTAAAGTCGGAGTGGAGAATCACTACTTCTGTGGAGCATGTCACCAGTGCAAGTACGACAACAGGGCGATCTGCAGGAATATGGGTCAGTTCGGCCATGGCAAACAGACCCAGCATGGGGGTTGCTCTGAATACACGATCGTGCCTGCCCGCTACCTGTACGTCTTGAACAGGAATCTGT CTGCTGATGAGATCGCCCTGCTGGAACCCCTAGGGGTGTCCCATAATGCAGTGGAGAAGCTGGAGGTGAAAGGGGAAGATGTACTTGTCATTGGCTGTGGTCCCGTGGGACTCCTTGCAATAGCTTCAGCCAAGGCTCTTGGTGCTAAAAG GGTAATTGGTGCTGATATTGACGACTCCAGACTAGAACTGGGTAAAAGCATGGGCGCCGAGGTGACTGTCAACACTCTTCACACATCTCTCAAACAG TTTGTAGAGAGTTTCACGGACGGACTGGGTATGGggcgtgtgtgtgagtgtagtgGAGCGCCCCCAATGGTCAACATGAGCTTCTCCCTGCTCAGGAAGGGTGGTCGTATTGTGATGGTTGGTCTTCCCAAACAACCCCTCCACGTGGAAAATGTTCTTCAGGATATAG TGTTTAAGTCGCTGACTTTGAAGACTGTGCACGGACGGCTCATCTACCATACCTGGTGCGAGATAGAGAACTTAGTCGCAGACGGAAAGATCGATGTCAACAAGATCATTTCTCATAAATTTCCAATGTCCAAATTTGAGGAGGCTTTCACGGCACTGTTTAGTGGCAAAGCGTGCAAAATCGTCATTGACCCGAATAACTGA
- the LOC137283640 gene encoding SPRY domain-containing SOCS box protein 3-like — MAVTLWPVCLQREYLNDNWVWDYHTKPPDVLLSSDLEDAYFHTDPVDQSTGTAGVRGNKGFLDGEHFWEIIFLEPPAGTSVMVGVGTQKALLHTNNYQYVDLIGMDGESWGLSHKGRVWHRGVPRTYCDPIYDRTTVIGCYLNLYKGTLSFFKNGTDLGVAFSGLDTVGEPLYPLISSTATETELGLGVRSCRYLSLQEKCCAIIKNNLMCADSVENLPLPNSIKNHIRQF, encoded by the exons ATGG CAGTCACTCTTTGGCCGGTGTGTCTACAACGCGAATATCTCAATGACAACTGGGTGTGGGACTATCACACCAAACCCCCCGATGTCCTGTTGTCATCAGACCTGGAGGACGCCTACTTCCATACAGACCCTGTCGACCAGAGCACAGGGACAGCTG GCGTCCGTGGCAACAAGGGTTTTCTAGATGGGGAACATTTCTGGGAGATCATTTTTCTGGAGCCGCCAGCAGgcacttccgtgatggtgggcGTGGGGACACAGAAGGCCCTCCTTCACACCAACAACTACCAGTATGTGGATCTCATAG GTATGGATGGAGAGAGCTGGGGCTTGTCCCACAAAGGGAGAGTGTGGCACCGTGGTGTTCCACGAACCTACTGTGACCCAATATATGACCGCACAACTGTGATCGGATGCTATCTCAATCTGTATAAAGGTACTCTTAGTTTCTTCAAGAACGGTACGGACCTAGGGGTAGCATTCAGTGGACTTGACACTGTGGGGGAGCCCCTGTACCCACTGATCTCTTCCACAGCAACAGAGACAGAGCTTGGGCTGGGTGTGAGATCATGTCGCTACCTGTCTCTACAAGAAAAGTGTTGTGCAATCATCAAGAACAATCTCATGTGTGCGGACTCCGTGGAAAACCTGCCGCTGCCTAATTCGATCAAAAACCACATCCGGCAATTCTAA